The genomic window TGTGGcagaaaacccgagccatatgttgtattgtattgtttgaAATTGTGAAGGAcagtttggaggggggggaggaatgctcgtgtagcttggggctgctacacgggaaggcctaaagagcaagggggggccgatgctcaggccgcaagcttaccctcgctggtgacgtGGCGGGGTAAGTAGGGGAAGGTCAAACGCTAGCTTACCATTGGGCAGCGGTGGTAAATGAAGATTGGCATGCggcggaggaggtggaggaggggatgTTATTTGGATTTATGTTAAGATTgcggctcgggttaggtttaataaactgcggcctttttgtTATTACCATACAGTTGTTATGTTGTATTATTTACGAGAGGGGAGAGGAAGCTGACAGCTGCCTGAACGATTGTCTCGAGTCCCTATGTTAAAGGAGGCGATCTGGGCTTGTCCTGGGTCGACATAAGTAACGTGGGCTCGAGCATCGGTAAGGCTGcaaggtgggggtggggctgggggaggggtggtgaggTGGGAGCCAATGGTGGGCAGCAAAATTCAAATGCTGCTCTGCCATTGGTTGCTAGGTAGAATAGCCTGGGGAAGTTCAAGGGAGAAGGGGCAGTTGGGAATTCGGCAGCGGAGCAAGCAGTGGGtttttgcttccctccctccctccctcgagaTTGTTATGTTTCAAGTTGTCTTGTGTATTTCGTGCATGTCGCAgttgtggcggaaaacccgagccatatgttgtattgtattgtttgaAATTGTGAAGGACagtttggagggggggaggaatgctcgtgtagcttggggctgctacacgggaaggcctaaagagcaaggggggggggggggccgatgctcaggccgcaagcttaccctcgctggtgacgtGGCAGGGTAAGTAGAAGGGGGGTCAAACGCTagcttaccattgggccgcggtggtaagtgaagatTGGCATGCGGCGGAGGAGGCGGAGGAGGGGATGTTATTTGGATTTATGTTAAGATTgcggctcgggttaggtttaataaactgcggcctttttgtTATTACCATACAGTTGTTATGTTGTATTATTTACGAGAGGGGAGAGGAAGCTGACAGCTGCCTGAACAATTGTCTCGAGTCCCTATGTTATTGCTATGAGTTTCTAACAATAAATTGTCATTTATTTCTTGGTTGTGAATggttttatttatgttcttaacttatttAATTCATCCTGTATGCATTAAACTTGCCAAGAAGCTTTTCTTTTGTTGTGCCTTTTTGCTGAAAAGAATCTTTATTATGTTTATGATTTTTCTGTTTGCAAAGCAGTCCTGGAGAACCAGAAACTGTGTGGTGGTTTGAATTTAAAAGCTTTTGAACTGTATTCATGTGGCAGAGTTTGGCTGTTGTAACTGGAAGATATCAGATTCGCTTGATGtccttttccccccaccccattctCCCTTTTCACCATTTCCCTATCACAAATGACATGAATCTTTTGTTTGGAACaataaaaggccgcagtttattaaccataCCCGAGCCCCCCAAACAATGCATACAATACATAACCCCATTTTCATATCTCAATAAtgccccccacctcttccagtggtagagctTAATTGATACAAtcctctgagcatcggccccccctcttgctcagTGTCAatctcgtgtagcagcccccccgcacCACACGAGATTCCCCCCTTTCAACCAACTTTTAACCATTACATAAATTCAAAACCttatgggctcgggtttaccgccactgCGACAACATCATTTCCCCTACAAACAACCCTAAAAACGCAGCCCTCAatcgggtgggagggagggaaagcctCTGCTCGCTGCCTCAGCCGTTCCTCACAGACTGAGGCGGGAAGCCGTTTACCCCTTgtatcctcccccctccaccaatCACAATCTCAGCATTCAAATCTTCCTCTTCTATTGGCtaacttccccctcctcccttatgTCCTTTCGTTGACCTTTTCCTTTCCTCATTTAACCCTTACCGCTCACTTTACTTCCGTTACTAGCGTGGAGCCAGACAAGCTAACTCCACTTCATTAACTGGAAGATATCAGATTCGCTTGATGtccttttccccccaccccattctCCCTTTTCACCATTTCCCTATCACAAATGACATGAATCTTTTGTTTGGAACaataaaaggccgcagtttattaaccataCCCGAGCCCCCCAAACAATGCATACAATACATAACCCCATTTTCATATCTCAATAAtgccccccacctcttccagtggtagagctTAATTGATACAAtcctctgagcatcggcccccctcttgctcagtGTCAatctcgtgtagcagcccccccgcacCACACGAGATTCCCCCCTTTCAACCAACTTTTAACCATTACATAAATTCAAAACCttatgggctcgggtttaccgccacaggAACAATGATTAACCCTTATCATTGTTCCCCCCCCCACTGCGGCCTCCATATTCCTTATCATTTGTTCCAAACCCTCCTGTATGTCATTATTAAAAAGATCCATGCCAATATCAGATAAATGCACACCATCCGCCCGGAAGAAACCTGGAATTACCTCCCATGCCCATTCATGTTTCACCCAAAACCCCCCTTGCTGCACAACCCACTTCCCAATTTGTTCATCTTCTTCACACTCTTATGCCATAGCGGCATTCCCAGAAATTTGATCCGCAAAATAATATCAGACCACCCCAATGTCGTTTCCGGCATAACGTTGAACAGTGTACTGAAGTCCTTCTTGATGTTTGTAATCAAGTCCTTGCAAGTCCCATGTCCAAGATCATTGCCTCCCAGATGTATTAACAACACTTTCGGCATCCGCATCTCCATCACACAGGTTTGTAAGAAAGGAAGCAGACCATCGCATCGCATTCCTCGATGACTGAGCCATCTGGCCTTCCAATTTCGATTTTCCAATTCCAAATGCGTTCCATAAGGTCTATTTTCAGCTCTATGTTGAGCCCAATGAATAAAGGAATGACCCACAACCCAGGCCCATTCCTGCTCCCCAGAACGCTGTCTCCGCTCTGCAAGAAACACATCAAAGTTACCACATGccttcatctcaaaaaaaaaaaatatatatatttttttttttttaaattttttaaatttatttatttatttatttattttttgtggtaAACCCCACTTATTGATCCTTCCGAACATATCGCAAAAACGCATTGGACTTCCAACGCCCTATAGCGTGTATGGCACCGCTCGTGAGCCCTCGCTCGGCCGCTGAAGTCGCCGCCCCAATCCTAAACGAATGTGAAGTATACCGCTGTTCATCCCATCCGACCAACCGCAACACTTTTTTCCAAAACTTGTACAAACTGGTAAACCGTAACAGGCGAACCATCCTGGGGTAACAACAATAAACCGCCCGTCCTAGGCCGAACTGCCACAAAGCGCTGCAACACCGGACAGGGCACACCAGATCATCCGCCGCCGGAATTAACGTTATCACATGCCCTTTTCCTAACTGGTCCACCTTAGACCGGTGGATGCAAATAGTCACCGACTCGTGACAGATCCACACATTCTCAGCTAACAAGCCAGTTACAACATCACTCCTCTTAGATGTCGCGACCAACTCAGTCACCCTCATAGCTCCAAAAAAATGCTAACACAAATGCCGACTGGAATAACAGCACTTCATAACCGGAGACACAAACCGCCGGCAAACTACCAACCAACACTCCCAAATCAGCATAACGAATGGGAAGTCTCCTATCAGGCACCCTTCCCGTTTCCCGCCTCCACCCTCTTAGCACCCGTTGCAAAAGAAACTCCCACCGGGATTCCCCCATCCCCTCaacctctgaaaaaaaaaaaaagaaaagaaaaacccgcCAAAAATGAACGCACTGGAGCCACCGAATAACCCCTGGTTTTTGCCCAAAAGACAAATTCCACCAGTCCCGTATCCTGTACCTGACCTCCCCTCCACCCCTGTCCTTCCAAAAACTGACTTATCACTCCACATCCACGCAGATACGCCTTCCAAGTAGCAGGCGCCAATGACTTCCGGATCAACGACCATGCTGACAACTGCCCAGTCTCCACAGGTGCTCTGGGAACTGCTCCCCTTCGGACCTTGCTCCCGGCGCTAGAGCTCTGAAGTCCTGCCACTTAAACGAGATAGTGCATCCGCTATTACATTCTGTTCACCCGGCACATGTCTCGCTCTGATCGTGACATACAAAGTTAAACATTGGAAAACTAACTCCCGCAATAATTCCGATACTCCGGGACATTTGGCAGACAGTCTGTTAATAACCTGAACGACGCCCAAGTTATCACACCAGAACAAAACTTTCCTGTTAGCTAACCACTTTCCCAAGATACAAAGCGCCCCTACAATAGGGAATAACTCCAGAAAAATTCAATATCCGCTTTCGCTAATAGCGCCCCCTGTCCTGCTGACTGAACTAAGCTCACTGCTTCGTCGAACGAGGCGTATCGCACCGAACAAAATTCCCTTGGTATCTGCTCATTCACCGAGGAGCCTCTAGGGTGAGACAAATTTAAGATAAACCGGAACTTACCCTCCTCCTTCTTCGGTATAACCGCTACTGGAGATAAATACATATCAACGTATGTCCGCGACTCAAACGGCCCCGCCACCCTCCCTAACCTTATTTCCGCCCTTATTTTAACCCGCACGATCGCCCATATGTTCTGGCGGACCTAGAgttcctacccctccccccttgcaTCGAACCCACGAATGGGATCACAAAACCTAACTTAAACCCGTCCCTTAAAAATTGCCCCACTACAGCCTTCGAATACTTGTCCAACCATGCACTCATTGCCGGCAACGAGACCGGCGAAATAGCCAACTCATTTAAACCATCAAACTTTTCCGCCTTTTCCTGTCTGTCCACTACTCTGTCCGCATTTGAGGGCCGAATGAGCTCCTCCGCAGGTAGCACACGCGTGTCTGAACTTGCAATCTGGGAATAAACATGCTGCCTTATTAAATCTCCAGCACACGTCATTCCCTCCCGCCGTAGGCCTGACCCCTTGCAATCCTTTcccagctacccccccccccccccgtccgaaAGGGCTGCCCTGCCTCACTACTACCTCGAAACCCCTTAACATCACCAACCCCGCTATTCCCCCCACTGACATCCCTCTGCACCCGCACACCTTTATATGTCATTTGTGTTAACCACAAATTGATATCCTGCGATTCCCATGACATAACCCTATTCCCCGCCATCTTATCCCGGaatttctcatcatagttgagccacgcCCAACCTTTGTAATCCCGGAAAGCACCTAGTATGCTATCAGCATACGCCAATAAAGCCCCATACTGTGACAAATCGTAGTGGCCCACGACGCTTGCTAACCTCAAGAATCCTCTCACCCAATTAACTATATTCTTCGCCACTTTAACTCCGCCTAACTTGTTCTGTTTCTTCTTATCCTTCTTTCTACTCTTCTTcacacctctcctcccttccaataACCTAAAGATATTCACATACCGTCTCCTGCGAATCCGTCTCCTCAATTTCCTAGGAACTCCttcccacagctctgccaatgttgCCCACGCAGATTGCCCTGCCCCTTGTAAAGGCCCTTCAGCCAAAACAGCAGGATACTTCGGACCAGATTCCGAAGACCCGTCTGATGAGTCTGAATCACTATCTGACGAACTGTTCGAAACCttcacttttttcttctttgtcttccctttgTTAGACTTTTTCCTTTTGCATGTCTCACCTGCACTTTGTGCCGCCTCCCACACTCGCGTAACCTTTGTATCCTGACCTCCTGTTTCCGATCCTGCACTTCGTCCCCCGCCATCGTCCTCAAAGTCCCGCTCCCTCCACGCCTCCTGCCGAGATGTACCAGGCCGTGCATCGTCCTCTGCCTCTGAAAGACAAAAAACCTCCCTACCTCTCTCTGAACTGGCCCTTATCCCACCCCGCCCGAGCACTTCCCTATTTCCCCTAGTACCAATGTTGACCTGAAAAGACTGGCCCGCTTTACCCCTGCGCAGCGCTAAGCCCACCGGACCACTGCTAGGGACCTGCGCCCTGAGCCCCTCCCTGTCCTGTTCCCAATCCATCCACCCCCCCGAAATCCTGTCCTACCCCCATTCCACTATCGCTCTGCAGCCTTGCCCCTTGCCTCCCATAGAGCACATCTTCTCCCCTGCTATCATCCTGCTGCCCTCCCCAtccactcctgctcctccagcCCGCCTTACCCGTCTTATCATCCCTACTATAGCCCCCCTTACTAGCCTGGGCCCTAGGCAAACCTGTGGAACAAACCCCTTTCTCTATTCCAGCCCTCTCCACCCTGTcacctgctcctccctgcctcctctGACTGCTGCCGCTAACCCCGAGGACCGGAGATGGCCACCTCCCGCCCGCAGTCCCGCCCCGTCCCCCTCCCACGCCTCCCCGGACTCTCCCCCGACCCCTGCCTGCAGTAGGATAATTAGCTGCGAAGCGCCGCGAGCCGGCAGCAGCACGGGCAGTCAGGAGCCCCGCCCCCCTGGCGCGCGGGGACGGTGACCGAACAGGGAAGGCGTCAACGCCCTCCCCCGACTCCTCGAAATGCCGACCCAGGGGAAGGGAAGGCACCTCAGTGTCCCACGGCCCAAAAGAAGAGGCGGAGGCATCGAGAGACACCTCCGCCACGTCATCAACCCCGTCGGccccggggggcggggccgaaggcATGTCAGCAGAGACGTCATCAGGCTCGGGGCCGCTCTCGCCGGAATCGGCGAGCGCGGCCTCGAGCCCGCCCGTCGGGATGCGAGCGCGCCGCCCTGAAACCgcag from Rhinatrema bivittatum chromosome 3, aRhiBiv1.1, whole genome shotgun sequence includes these protein-coding regions:
- the LOC115088052 gene encoding uncharacterized protein LOC115088052 translates to MDWEQDREGLRAQVPSSGPVGLALRRGKAGQSFQVNIGTRGNREVLGRGGIRASSERGREVFCLSEAEDDARPGTSRQEAWRERDFEDDGGGRSAGSETGGQDTKVTRVWEAAQSAERRQRSGEQEWAWVVGHSFIHWAQHRAENRPYGTHLELENRNWKARWLSHRGMRCDGLLPFLQTCVMEMRMPKVLLIHLGGNDLGHGTCKDLITNIKKDFSTLFNVMPETTLGWSDIILRIKFLGMPLWHKSVKKMNKLGSGLCSKGGFG